In Suncus etruscus isolate mSunEtr1 chromosome 9, mSunEtr1.pri.cur, whole genome shotgun sequence, the genomic window atgggggagaggaaaaagaaagaaggaggataataaaggaaggaaaaaggaaagaaggaaagaagggagggaggaaagatggaggagggagaaagatgggaatggagagaggaagaagggaaaggaggaaaggaagggaggaataagggaagggagaaaagaaatggtTTCCACTATAAATCactatggatttttattttgattgaatTTAATTTGTATATCATTGAtgacaatatttttcaaaataatgtccctgaaatgcataaaaatcaaaaaatatgggAACATTTGTTTAAAAGATGGTTTTCTTTGTTATATTACAAAACTTCTGAAAATATCAAGTctagaaatctttatttttaaacacttatAAAATTAGTAGGGAtaatactataaaaattaatatttaacatttcatGTTATAATAGTTAAATTCTGActggaaattaaatatatttcttcatcTATTCATGACTATTTCTATGTTACTCATTGCAATATAAAGAGTTACCCTCTCCCTTATTGGCTATCAGTATACCATTTTAAATTCacacctaggggccagagagatagtgcaacaggTTGAGCTATTGTCTTACATCAagcaacccaagttccatccctgtcatcacatatggtccccccaggctcCAACaaaagtgtttcctgagcacaaagccagactaAGCTATGATCACTGagcatcaaataaaaaaaaattaaaaattcataactaaataaatgaatgaaaaaagttGATATTATGAATCatatctattttaattaattttgattagTTTTCATAacacaaaatatatacaaatattagttttttatagttctttattaattttaatctgTTATATTAAtaagtaattattaaatttacatttttctattatctttaaTTTATCATTTCTATTCCATTAAGCAACCCTTTGCATACAAATGCATATCATGTatttcacaaaaaataatataaatgagtcTAATACTTTACTCTTAAGAAtgagattaattaattaatttttagtttttgggccacatcctgcagcgctcaggggatactcctggctatctactcagaaatagctcctggcaggcacaggggaccatatgagacgccggaattcaaaccaaccaccttaggtcttgggtcggttgcttgcaaggcaaacgccgctgtgctatctctctggcctcaagattaatttttattttaaataatataaatgatcaTGAAATAGAAATCCATTCTAAGTGAAAGTGAacctaaattttcattttataggcTTACCTTGATTAAAAGATAAATTTGCCAAATGTGTTTTGCAGCATCTGAGATtatcttttccattttaataaattaatctgagttattttaataaatttgccAACATTGCTGCACTTGAGCATTCATGGTACTGCATAATTATTCTGCTTTCTTCTTCTGGAGAACTGCTAATGTctatgtgttattttatttagacTTGAAATCTATCTggctattattttcatatttaatatttacatatttaatattaagtATATTGTTTTAGACTAAATTCCTAAAATGTAACTGTCTCTTCCTGTTTTCTATTGACCGGAGAAGTAAAAATACTATTATCATTCTTTAAATATTCAAGAGCTAAATGTGTTTGTCTGTTAATAACTTTATTATCTTTTAGCTGAAagtattttactgttttatttgatttcctctttgatccacaaattataaatatgttaatttcTAAAATGTGGAGGACTTTTCAGATATCCTTTCattactgatcttttttttttagagaatgtGTTCTATATGACTTCAACCTTTTGTCATTTATACATAATTTAATTGAAAATGTACATGCCTTTCTTTGATAAATATTCCCTTTACGTTTGAAAAAATATAGTAGTTCTTTACTTGTTAGGTGTAGTTTTCTATTAATGTACATTAAGAAAGCTAGTCATTCAAGACTTTTATATTCTCACTATTAGTGCTATTTTATCAGAGAAATTGTGCTAAATTTCTACCTATAATCTGTGGGTTTCCCTTATTATCTTTTCCTTTGATCaaattttctttgtgtattttcaAAGTCTGTAATTAAGTATACTGATATCAACTATATTTTGTCTTTGTGATGAATGATACTTTTTATCATTAATGAATGTTTTTCCTCACATTGTCTTAGTAATTCcctattttgggttttatttttcctggtcTTGGTAACATTTATACAACtgtgtttaatatttaaatgttttcttagggtcagagcaatagtagtaTACAGcaaacagggtgcttgccttaaacaATCCTTTTCTCTGCAGTCTCATTATATCAattatgattctttttcttttattcttgggccacactaggcagcgctcaggtgtaATTATTCTTAGcactgcacacagaaattactctgacaggctccagagaccatatggggtttctggagatagaaaccaggtcagccacatacaaggaaaatgccctctctGTTGTGCTAtcgtatcactccagcccatcaaACACTTTTAATTGTGTAATTTGGTGGGAAAAATTAATCTTTCTTTGTCTCACTTTATCTGTAAAAGTAAGATTAATAGTATCTACATCATGTTATTAGAACAATGTAAtaatctaaaattctttttttttaataatctaaaattcttaaagtaggtactagagaaatagtatatatggtgaggtgcttgccttggcatgaagctgacccaggttataCTTCTAGAATCCCAGAGTCTTCCAAGTTcaataaggagtgatccctgagctcagagccaggagtaaactcaaaAAAATAGAcaggtataacccccaaaccaaaaaaattcataAACTCCTTAAAGTCATGTCTGTTATGTGTTAAATGCTCAATAAAATCCTagtactatttttgttgtttctattaaaattttaatttatcaggTGAAAATGTATGACTCGTAATTGTACTTATAGTCATAATAATATTGAATAGTTTGTGATATCCAGAACCATTTTCTTTTGTGTAAATAGACTGTTTGAATAATTGGCCTATTATTTCTTGAACCCCACAATCATgttttataatgtatatacaaATTCATAGTAAAGTTTTTATTCATAATGTCTTAGAAGAACCTGTTCCTTTTCAAATCTGCCCTTATCATGATATTACAAAAATTTTGACTTATTAGTTTTTTGCTTAttacttccattttaattttactattaaatTCAAATAGAATTGATGGTCATttgttaaagatatttttttggtttttggaccacactcagtgatgctcaggggttactcctggctataagctcagaaattacttctggtttgggggaccataagtgacatgggggatcgaaccgctgtccatcctaggttagtgcatagcaaggcaaatgccctaccccctgttgccactgctccagcacctatatgttaagaattttaaatacaagtaaagtttattgtttttttcagaAGTCAAATTGCATTCTATacctgaaaaatgttttattttttctaaaaaatgtgAAGTATTTTTAATGATAACAAATGGAGTCATTTTCTGTATTGctataaacaaaaatacacagtTGTGggtccagagcggtggtgcaagtggtaaggtgtctgctttgcacgcactagcctaggacggaccgcggttcgataccccggtatcccatatggtcccctgagccaggagtgattgctgagcacagagccaggaggaactcctgagcattactgggtgtggccaaaaaatacacAGTTTTAACATCCATATATTTAGAAACATTCATGTGAAAGCTAATATCTCCATATTAGAACTAGTCAAAAAGACTTTAGTAATATTGTACTGTATAAGTTGCATGCAAATAGGATTTGGagatgaaaataagtaaatataaatcaGAGTCagttaataagaataaaatattatttagtattaATTAGAGTAAGTTTGGATAATGAAAAGCTAGAAAACCCCAAATATGTGTTACTCTTAAATGAGTCTCTGCAACAATAATTAATGTCACAAACTTACaatatatctttcatttttacCAAACAggtaaacaagaaaaaatttcaatGGGGGAAGAAAACCAAACCTTTGTGACTGAGTTCATCTTCCGTGGTCTTTCACAGAACTTGCAGACACAGATCctactatttattctttttctcatcATTTATCTGTTGACTGTGCTTGGAAATCTGCTCATCATCATTCTTATCTTCATGGATTCTAGACTCCATACCCCCATGTACTATTTTCTTAGAAATCTCTCTTTCGCAGACCTCTGTTTCTCTACTAGTATTGTCCCTCAAGTATTGGTCCACTTcctagtaaaaaagaaaagtatttctttttatggATGTATGACACAAATCATTGTCTTTCTTCTGGTTGGATGCACAGAGTGTGCTCTGCTGGCTGTGATGTCTTATGATCGATATATTGCCGTCTGTAAGCCCCTGCACTACTCCACCATCATGACTCAACAAGTGTGTCTCCAGTTGGCCATCGGATCCTGGGTTAGTGGAGCACTTGTATCTCTGGTGGATACCACTTTTACTTTCCAACTTCCCTATCAAGGAAATAATATCATAAATCACTACTTTTGTGAACCTCCTGCTCTTCTAAAGCTGGCTTCAGCAAATACCTACAGCACAGAAATGGCCATTTTTGCCATGGGTGTGGTCATCCTTTTAGCTCCTGTATCCTTGATTCTTGTATCCTACTGGAACATAATCTCCACTGTGCTTCGAATGCAGTCTGGAGAGGGGAGACTCAAGGCTTTTTCTACCTGTGGCTCCCATCTTATTGTTGTTGTCCTCTTTTATGGATCGGGAATATTCACCTATATGAGACCAAACTCCAAGACCatcaaagaaagagataaaatgatttCTGTGTTTTATACAGTGGTGACTCCAATGTTGAACCCCATAATTTATAGCCTTAGAAACAAGGATGTCAAAGGGGCCTTTAAAAAACTATTAGGGAAAATGTCTCTTTCATAGAGTC contains:
- the LOC126018320 gene encoding olfactory receptor 2D3, translating into MGEENQTFVTEFIFRGLSQNLQTQILLFILFLIIYLLTVLGNLLIIILIFMDSRLHTPMYYFLRNLSFADLCFSTSIVPQVLVHFLVKKKSISFYGCMTQIIVFLLVGCTECALLAVMSYDRYIAVCKPLHYSTIMTQQVCLQLAIGSWVSGALVSLVDTTFTFQLPYQGNNIINHYFCEPPALLKLASANTYSTEMAIFAMGVVILLAPVSLILVSYWNIISTVLRMQSGEGRLKAFSTCGSHLIVVVLFYGSGIFTYMRPNSKTIKERDKMISVFYTVVTPMLNPIIYSLRNKDVKGAFKKLLGKMSLS